A segment of the Vagococcus hydrophili genome:
ACACTTTCGGGTTGTACATGACAGTGCTTAAAAAAGGCTCGCCACCTTCTTCTTCCATATTAGGTATTTCAATCGCTGTGATTCTCTTAGAAATATTAAGTTGGGGAGCCGCTAAACCGACACCACCACGAAGTTGGTATTTTTCAGCCAACTCAGGGTCTTGACTATTCTTTAAGAATTCGCTCATTTTAATGCCTAATTCTCTATCTTCTTCAGATAAAGGAAATGAAACCTCATCTGCTACTTTACGAAGTGTTGGATGGCCTTCACGAATAATATCGTTCATTGTAATCATTTGTGTGACACTTCCTTTCTATATAATTTATTCTATCATAAGCTTACTCAAATCATTGTAATATTTGTTTCCTTAAAAAGAAAGACTAATATGGAGAAAAATTGCAAAAAAGCACAAGAATTTCTTGCTTTTAGTGTAAAAATCGGGTAAAGTACCATTGTGTGATGTTAAACGTCACAACCTATTTCTAGGTTATTCGAATCACCAACGAATTACTCAGTTGTAGGAAAAAAATATAAGAGGTGAAAGAAATGGCAATTACAAAAGAACGCAAGAATGAAATCATCAACGAATACGCACGTCATGAAGGAGATACTGGTTCTCCAGAAGTACAAATCGCAGTTTTAACAGCTGAGATCAACGCTTTAAATGAGCATGCTCAACTTCATAAAAAAGATCACCATTCATACCGTGGATTAATGAAAAAAATTGGACACCGTCGTAACTTATTAGCTTACTTACGTAACAACGATGTTCAAAGCTACCGCGAATTAATCCAAAAATTAGGTTTACGTCGTTAATTTTTAAAGAATTTAGAAAAAGTGAGGTCTGGTTTGGATCTCGCTTTTCTTTTAAAAAAGAAGAGCACGGTGAAGGTGAAACTACTATGCAAATGTGAGGATTTGTAGTCAACAATTTTGACATTTGTTTAGTAGAACTTATCATCAGTGCGATATAAGGAGATTATTAAAATGTTGAATTCTGAAAAAAGAGTATTCGAAACAACTTGGGGCGGACGTACGTTATCTGTTGAACTAGGACAATTAGCCAAACAAGCAAATGGTTCAGTTTTAGTAAGATACGGAGACACAGTGGTGTTATCTGCGGCAGTAGCTTCCAAAAAAGCAAAAGATGTGGATTTCTTCCCATTAACAGTTAACTACGATGAAAAAATGTATGCAGTTGGTAAAATTCCTGGAGGATTCATTAAACGTGAAGCTCGTCCTAGTGAAACAGCAACCTTAACAGCTCGTTTAATCGATCGTCCAATTCGCCCAATGTTTGCGGAAGGTTTCAGAAATGAAGTTCAAATTACTAACGTTGTCATGAGTGTGGAACAAGATTGTAACCCTCAAATGGCTGCTATGTTAGGTTCATCATTAGCATTATGTGTTTCAGATATTCCTTTCAATGGCCCAATTGCTGGTGTTGAAGTAGGTCGTGTGAACGGTGAGTATGTGATTAACCCAACAGTTGAGCAAATGGCAGTTTCAGATATCGAATTAACAGTCGCTGGAACAAAAGATGCCATCAACATGGTGGAAAGTGGCGCGAAAGAAGTATCTGAAGAAGATATGTTAGGTGCTCTTTTATTCGGTCATGCTGAAATCAAACGTTTAGTAGAATTCCAAGAAGAAATTGCTAAAGAAATTGGCAAAGCTAAAATGGAAATCACTTTGTTACAAATTGATGCAGATTTAGAAAAAGAAATTAATGATGCTTTCCAAACTCGTATGGTTGAAGCGATTCAAACAGAAGAGAAATTAGCTCGTGAAGACAACATTGACGCATTAAAAGAAGAAGTTACAGCTTTATATGAAGAAAAATTTGCTGAAGATGCAGAGTCAGCTAAAGTAATGAAAGAAGTTCGTCAAATCTTAGAAGACATGGAAAAAAATGAAGTCCGCCGTTTAATCACTATCGAAAAAGTCCGTCCTGATGGTCGTAAAATTGATGAGATTAGACCACTTGCTTCTGAAACGGGTATTTTACCACGTGTTCATGGTTCTGGACTGTTCACTCGTGGACAAACACAAGCTTTAACAACATGTACCTTAGCACCTCTTGGAGAACATCAAATTATTGACGGCTTAGGTGTGGAAGATAGTAAAAGATTTATCCATCACTATAACTTCCCACAATTTTCAGTTGGTTCAACTGGACCATCACGTGGACCAGGTCGTCGTGAAATTGGACATGGTGCTTTAGGCGAGAGAGCCTTAGCTCAAGTTATTCCAAGTGAAGAAGAATTCCCATACATGATTCGTTTAGTTTCTGAAGTCTTAGAATCAAACGGTTCATCATCACAAGCAAGTATTTGTGGTGGAACATTAGCACTTATGCACGCTGGTGTGCCAATCAAATCACCAGTAGCAGGTATTGCCATGGGACTTGTTATGGATGACGATAACTACACTGTTTTAACAGATATCCAAGGCTTAGAAGATCACTTAGGAGACATGGACTTTAAAGTGGCTGGTACAAA
Coding sequences within it:
- the def gene encoding peptide deformylase; translated protein: MITMNDIIREGHPTLRKVADEVSFPLSEEDRELGIKMSEFLKNSQDPELAEKYQLRGGVGLAAPQLNISKRITAIEIPNMEEEGGEPFLSTVMYNPKVLSHSVQQAAIEEGEGCLSVDRHVPGLVVRNAKITISYMDQDGEKHKLRLKDYPAIVIQHELDHLNGIMFYDHINPENPNYAADDVLLIQ
- the rpsO gene encoding 30S ribosomal protein S15 — its product is MAITKERKNEIINEYARHEGDTGSPEVQIAVLTAEINALNEHAQLHKKDHHSYRGLMKKIGHRRNLLAYLRNNDVQSYRELIQKLGLRR
- the pnp gene encoding polyribonucleotide nucleotidyltransferase; protein product: MLNSEKRVFETTWGGRTLSVELGQLAKQANGSVLVRYGDTVVLSAAVASKKAKDVDFFPLTVNYDEKMYAVGKIPGGFIKREARPSETATLTARLIDRPIRPMFAEGFRNEVQITNVVMSVEQDCNPQMAAMLGSSLALCVSDIPFNGPIAGVEVGRVNGEYVINPTVEQMAVSDIELTVAGTKDAINMVESGAKEVSEEDMLGALLFGHAEIKRLVEFQEEIAKEIGKAKMEITLLQIDADLEKEINDAFQTRMVEAIQTEEKLAREDNIDALKEEVTALYEEKFAEDAESAKVMKEVRQILEDMEKNEVRRLITIEKVRPDGRKIDEIRPLASETGILPRVHGSGLFTRGQTQALTTCTLAPLGEHQIIDGLGVEDSKRFIHHYNFPQFSVGSTGPSRGPGRREIGHGALGERALAQVIPSEEEFPYMIRLVSEVLESNGSSSQASICGGTLALMHAGVPIKSPVAGIAMGLVMDDDNYTVLTDIQGLEDHLGDMDFKVAGTKDGITALQMDIKIQGITEQILKEALAQAKKARMEILANLTATIAEPSKELSKYAPKIEMIQIKADKIKTVIGKGGETINKIIDETEVKIDIDQEGNVSIAHSDQDKINRAIEIIRELVREVELGEVYLAKVVRIEKFGAFVNLFGNKDALVHISQLAHERVNKVEDVLKMNDEILVKITEIDKQGRVNASRKAMIEKPKEEKTEEK